CGAACGCGAAGATCTCGTCCCGCTCGGCCGGCGTGGTCAGCCGCAGGTTGCTGTTGAGGCACTGCTGCACGGCGGCGTCGCAGCCGACCCGGCTGAAGATGAACGTGATGGCCGGGAGCAAGCCGGCCCGGTCGAGCTGCTCGACGACGTCGGCCCGGCTCGGTACCCAGACCCGGCGCCCGTTGCCGGACTGCCGGGCCCGGTCGGGCCGGCGCTGCCCCTTGGGCGAGCGCCGGTCCTTGAGCCGGGCGCTGAAGTGGTCGTCGCGCGCCACCCGGAGCAGCTCGGGGTTCACCGTCCCTTCCTCGGGGGCCGTGGGACCGTCGGCGAACAGGTCGAACATCTTCCGGCCGACCAGCACGTGCTGGTACAGCGGCACCGGCCGCCGTTCCTCCACGATCGTCGTGGTCTCACCGCGCACGGTGCCCAGCCACTCGCCGAACTCCTCCGCGTTGCTGACCGTGGCCGAGAGCGAGACGACCGCCACCGAGTCGGGCAGGTGGATGATCACCTCCTCCCAGACCGCACCCCGGGACCGGTCGGCGAGGTAGTGCACCTCGTCCATGACGACGAAGCCGAGGTCGACCAGGGCACGCGAACCGGCGTACAGCATGTTGCGCAGCACCTCGGTGGTCATCACGACCACGGGGGCGTCGCCGTTGATGCTGTTGTCGCCGGTCAGCAGACCGACGTGCTCGGCGCCGTACCGGTCGACCAGGTCGTTGAACTTCTGGTTCGACAGCGCCTTGATCGGCGTGGTGTAGAAGCACTTGCGGCCGCTCTCCAACGCCAGGTGCACCGCGAACTCGCCCACGATGGTCTTGCCGGAGCCGGTGGGTGCCGCGACGAGCACCGACCGCCCGTCCTCGAGCTCGCGGCAGGCGCGGAGCTGGAAGTCGTCCAGGCCGAACTCGTAGTGCGAGGCGAACGCCGCCACCTCGGGGTGCTGCTTGTTGCGCCGGTAGCGGGCGTACTTCTCGGCCGGGCTCGGGTCCCCGGCAGGGCTGCTCATGGCACCAGGACGCGCAGCGCCTGGGGAACGACCTCGACAGTCAGCGGCAGGGACGACATCCGCTCCCCGTCGGCGTACGCGACGATGCCGGGGGCGGCAACCGTGACGGTGCTGCCCTGGTAGCGGGTCACCTTCGGGTGTCCGATGTGGGCTCCGGTGAACAGCTTGGGGAAGGTCCGCAGCAGCTCGAGCTTGGTCATCGGCGCGATAGCGATCACGTCGAGCAGGCCGTCGTCGGCCAGCGCTCCGTCGGTGATGAGCATGCCGCCGCCGTACGACGTGGTGTTGCCGACGGCGACCATCATCGCGTCGAAGCGGTGCTGCCGGCCGTCGACCTCGATGACGTACGGGATCGGCGAGAACGTGCGCAGCTCGGCGAGGGTGGCGAGGTTGTAGCGCATCTGCCCCTTGGGCCAGGTCATGTCGTTCGCACGCTCGTTGACGATCGCGTCGAAGCCGGCGGCCAGGACGGTGACGAAGTACTTGGCGCCGATCCGGCCGAGGTCGATCGTGCGCTCGTTCCCGCCGATGACCACGTCGGTCGCCGCGAGCGGGTCGTCACGCGGGATGTCGAGCGCCCGTGCCACGTCGTTGCCGGTCCCCGCCGGGATCACGCCCAACCGGGTCGCCGTACCGGCCAGTGCTTGAGCCGCGAGGTGCATCATGCCGTCGCCACCGATTACGGCGAGCGTCTCCACGCCGTCGGCCACCACGCCCCGGGCCAGGTCGAGCGCCTCGTCGGCATCCTTCCCGGTCAGCTGGCGGACGTCGAACCCGGCGTCGGTGAGGCGCGGCACGACGGAGTCGGCGACGCTCCCGCCCTTGCCCTTCCCGGACGTCGGGTTCGTGAGTACTGCGATCTCCTTGCGCACCCTGGAACCCTATCTGCCGACGGGTGGTTACCGCGGCTCAGAGCGGCGACTGTGCGTCGTCGTCGAGCTCGAGTGCGGTCGTCCGTCCGCGGCGTCGATCGATCACGCGCGAGATGACCTCGGAGAGGACGAACAGCAGCGACATCGGGAGGGCGAGGAAGAGCATCGAGATCGGGTCCGTCGACGGGGTGGCCACCGCTGCGAAGATGAAGGTGCCCACGATGATCCAGGGCCGGTGCTGTCCGAGCGTGCGTCCCGAGATGACGCCGGCCAGGTTGAGGAGGACCACGAACAGCGGGATCTCGAACGCCACGCCGAAGACGAGCAGCATCCGGGTCAGGAAGTTGAAGTACTCGCCGAACTCGACGAGGTTCTCCAGCCCGTCCGGCGTGAACCCGAGCAGCACCTCGAGCCCCTTGGGCAGCACGTAGTAGCCCACCGCGACGCCGCCGATGAAGAGCGGGCCGGCGACGGCGACGAACACCCGGGTCCAACGCTTCTCGTTGGCGTGCAGGCCCGGCAGGATGAACGCCCAGATCTGGTACAGCCAGAACGGCGCTGACCCGACGAGAGCTGCCATCGCGCAGAGCTTCAGGTTGAGCATGAAGGGTCCGGTCGCACCGCTGATGTAGGCCTTGGACTCCACCGATGCGCCCAGCGCCACACGAGCGTCGTTGTACGGGCCGAGGACCAGCTCGAGCAGCTGGTCGTAGAAGAAGAACGCGACGACCAGGAGAACCAGGAACACGGCCAGCGCACGCATCAGCCGGCCCCGGAGCTCCCGGAAGTGGTCGGCCAGGGCCATCTGGCCGCCGGGGCCGGTGCCCTTGCCGCTGCTGACCTGGAACAGGCGCAGAGCACCGAGGAAAGACAACGCTCCGCCCCGGGCGTCAGTCAGTCTTGTCGGCCTGACGCTCCGCTTCAGTGGCGGTCGCGTCGGCCTCCCGGGCCTGGAGAGGCTTCGGCTCCGAGGTGGTCGGCTCGTCGTCGTCGTCGATCAGACCCTTGGTCTCCGCCTTGAAGATGCGCAGGGCGCGGCCAGAGCCGCGTGCCAGGTCGGGGAGCTTCTTGGCACCGAAGAGGAGCACGATCACCGCCAGGATCAGGAAGATCTCGGTGGGGCCTAGGTTGCGCACGGCATTCCTCGTTCCGTTCGGGTGCTGCTTGTCGTTCCCATGCTACGCCGTGCCCTGTTGCAACCGGAGGGCATCCGCCGCAACGGCCCGGATCCGGTCCCGCAGGGCGATCGGTTCGAGCACCTCGAGCCCCTCGTTGTAGCGGAAAGCCAGCCGCAGCAACCACTGCT
The DNA window shown above is from Marmoricola sp. OAE513 and carries:
- a CDS encoding diacylglycerol kinase yields the protein MRKEIAVLTNPTSGKGKGGSVADSVVPRLTDAGFDVRQLTGKDADEALDLARGVVADGVETLAVIGGDGMMHLAAQALAGTATRLGVIPAGTGNDVARALDIPRDDPLAATDVVIGGNERTIDLGRIGAKYFVTVLAAGFDAIVNERANDMTWPKGQMRYNLATLAELRTFSPIPYVIEVDGRQHRFDAMMVAVGNTTSYGGGMLITDGALADDGLLDVIAIAPMTKLELLRTFPKLFTGAHIGHPKVTRYQGSTVTVAAPGIVAYADGERMSSLPLTVEVVPQALRVLVP
- the tatC gene encoding twin-arginine translocase subunit TatC; protein product: MSFLGALRLFQVSSGKGTGPGGQMALADHFRELRGRLMRALAVFLVLLVVAFFFYDQLLELVLGPYNDARVALGASVESKAYISGATGPFMLNLKLCAMAALVGSAPFWLYQIWAFILPGLHANEKRWTRVFVAVAGPLFIGGVAVGYYVLPKGLEVLLGFTPDGLENLVEFGEYFNFLTRMLLVFGVAFEIPLFVVLLNLAGVISGRTLGQHRPWIIVGTFIFAAVATPSTDPISMLFLALPMSLLFVLSEVISRVIDRRRGRTTALELDDDAQSPL
- the tatA gene encoding Sec-independent protein translocase subunit TatA codes for the protein MRNLGPTEIFLILAVIVLLFGAKKLPDLARGSGRALRIFKAETKGLIDDDDEPTTSEPKPLQAREADATATEAERQADKTD